Proteins encoded in a region of the Marmota flaviventris isolate mMarFla1 chromosome 3, mMarFla1.hap1, whole genome shotgun sequence genome:
- the Usp15 gene encoding ubiquitin carboxyl-terminal hydrolase 15 isoform X3: MRGEIAKSYAELIKQMWSGKFSYVTPRAFKTQVGRFAPQFSGYQQQDCQELLAFLLDGLHEDLNRIRKKPYIQLKDADGRPDKVVAEEAWENHLKRNDSIIVDIFHGLFKSTLVCPECAKISVTFDPFCYLTLPLPMKKERTLEVYLVRMDPLTKPMQYKVVVPKIGNILDLCTALSTLSGVPADKMIVTDIYNHRFHRIFPMDENLSSIMERDDIYVFEININRTEDTEHVIIPVCLREKFRHSSYTHHTGSSLFGQPFLMAVPRNNTEDKLYNLLLLRMCRYVKISTETEETEGSLHCCKDQNINGNGPNGIHEEGSPSEMETDEPDDESSQDQELPSENENSQSEDSVGGDNDSENGLCTEETCKGQLTGHKKRLFTFQFNNLGNTDINYIKDDTRHIRFDDRQLRLDERSFLALDWDPELKKRYFDENAAEDFEKHESVEYKPPKKPFVKLKDCIELFTTKEKLGAEDPWYCPNCKEHQQATKKLDLWSLPPVLVVHLKRFSYSRYMRDKLDTLVDFPINDLDMSEFLINPNAGPCRYNLIAVSNHYGGMGGGHYTAFAKNKDDGKWYYFDDSSVSTASEDQIVSKAAYVLFYQRQDTFSGTGFFPLDRETKGASAATGIPLESDEDSNDNDNDIENENCMHTN; this comes from the exons ATGAGAGGCGAAATAGCTAAATCATATGCTGAACTGATCAAGCAAATGTGGTCTGGAAAGTTTAGCTACGTCACCCCAAGAGCATTTAAG ACACAGGTAGGACGTTTTGCACCCCAGTTCTCTGGATATCAACAGCAAGACTGTCAAGAACTATTAGCTTTCCTATTAGATGGACTACATGAAGATTTGAATAGAATTAGGAAAAAACCATATATACAATTGAAAGATGCTGATGGAAGGCCTGATAAA gtGGTTGCTGAAGAAGCCTGGGAAAACCATTTAAAAAGAAACGATTCTATCATAGTAGATATATTTCATGGCCTTTTCAAATCAACTTTGGTTTGTCCTGAATGTGCTAAGATTTCAGTAACATTTGATCCTTTTTGTTACTTGACACTTCCATTGCCCATGAAAAAAGAACGTACCTTGGAAGTTTATTTAGTTAGAATGGATCCACTTACCAAACCTATGCAG tacAAAGTGGTTGTCCCCAAAATTGGAAATATACTAGATCTTTGCACAGCATTGTCTACTTTGTCAGGAGTACCGGCAGATAAG atGATAGTTACTGATATATACAATCATAGATTTCACAGAATATTCCCTATGGATGAAAACCTTAGTAGTATTATGGAACGGGATGATATTTATGT GTTTGAAATTAACATCAATAGGACAGAAGATACAGAACATGTGATTATTCCTGTTTGCCTAAGAGAAAAATTCAGACACTCAAGTTATACCCACCATACTGGTTCTTCACTTTTTGGTCAACCTTTTCTTATGGCTGTCCCACGAAACAATACTGAAGATAAACTCTATAATCTTCTCCTTTTGAGAATGTG cCGATATGTCAAAATATCTACTGAAACTGAAGAAACTGAAGGATCCCTGCATTGCTGTAAAGACCAAAATATTAATGGGAATGGCCCAAATGGCATACATGAAGAAGGTTCACCAA GTGAAATGGAAACAGATGAACCAGATGATGAATCCAGCCAGGATCAAGAACTTCCCTCAGAGAATGAAAATAGTCAGTCAGAAGATTCAGTTGGAGGAGATAATGATTCTGAAAATGGATTATGTACTGAGGAAACTTGCAAAGGTCAACTCACGGGACACAAAAAACGATTGTTTACATTCCAGTTCAACAACTTAGGCAATACCGATATCAACTACATCAAAGACGATACAAGACATATAAGATTTGATGATAGGCAGCTTAGGCTAGATG AAAGATCTTTTCTTGCTTTGGATTGGGATCCTGAattgaaaaaaagatattttgatgaAAATGCTGCCGAG gattttgaaaaacatgaaagCGTGGAATATAAACCTCCTAAAAAACCCTTTGTGAAATTAAAAGACTGTATTGAACTTTTCACAACAAAAGAAAAGTTAGGTGCTGAAGATCCCTG gTATTGTCCAAATTGTAAAGAACATCAGCAAGCCACAAAGAAATTGGATTTATGGTCCCTTCCTCCAGTACTTGTGGTACATCTCAAGCGATTTTCATACAGTCGTTACATGAGAGATAAATTGGATACTTTAGTTGATTTTCCTATCAA tgaCTTGGATATGTCGGAATTCTTAATTAATCCAAATGCAGGTCCTTGCCGCTATAATTTGATTGCTGTTTCCAACCATTATGGAGGGATGGGAGGTGGACACT atACTGCttttgcaaaaaataaagatgatggaAAATGGTACTATTTTGATGACAGTAGTGTCTCCACTGCATCTGAAGACCAAATTGTG TCCAAGGCAGCATATGTACTCTTCTACCAGAGACAAGACACTTTCAGTGGAACTGGCTTTTTTCCTCTTGACCGAGAAACTAAAGGTGCTTCAGCTGCCACAGGCATCCCATTAGAAAGTGATGAAGATAGCAATGATAATGACAAtgatatagaaaatgaaaactgtatgCACACTAATTAA